The Alnus glutinosa chromosome 7, dhAlnGlut1.1, whole genome shotgun sequence genome includes a region encoding these proteins:
- the LOC133872858 gene encoding protein LITTLE ZIPPER 3-like — MDRLNSKLYMQNCYIMKENERLRKKAQLLNQENQVLLSELKQKLSKGNPKTHAPNTIPDLNLCSSSTQNPSGSSN, encoded by the coding sequence ATGGATAGGCTGAACTCAAAGCTGTACATGCAGAACTGTTACataatgaaagaaaatgagaggCTAAGGAAGAAAGCACAGCTTCTCAACCAGGAGAATCAAGTGCTGCTTTCTGAGCTGAAACAGAAGCTCTCCAAGGGAAACCCGAAAACCCATGCTCCAAACACTATTCCTGACCTCAATCTCTGCTCCAGCTCGACCCAAAATCCTTCCGGTTCCAGCAACTGA
- the LOC133874337 gene encoding probable purple acid phosphatase 20 isoform X2 — MAARGLGLFLASTGLAFNGFLGSTSLYTYNLPPPLPTTFFKNQFENVSSTSPQQVHISSVGEDKMRISWITDSSTPATVDYGTSPGVYSLSATGSTSSYSYLMYKSGEIHEVVIGPLNPNSVYYYRCGSNPSREFSFKTPPAQFPIKFAVVGDLGQTGWTNTTLQHIAKSNYDMLLLPGDLSYADLYQPLWDSFGRLVEPLASQRPWLVTQGNHEIEKFPAFHSIPFTAYNARWRMPYEESGSGSNLYYSFNVAGVHVIMLGSYTDFGPGSPQYKWLQADLGKIDRKMTPWTVALIHAPWYNSNTAHQGEKESVDMKAAMEGMLYQARVDVVFAGHVHAYERFTRVYNGKADNCGPVYITIGDGGNSEGLASKFIDPKPDISIVREASFGHGQLEVVNATHALWTWNRNDDDVAALSDSIWLRSLSSDPACKVQT; from the exons ATGGCCGCACGAGGGCTGGGGCTGTTTCTCGCATCCACAGGCCTGGCCTTCAATGGATTCTTAGGCAGTACTAGTCTTTACACGTACAATCTACCGCCGCCCCTTCCGACGACCTTCTTTAAGAACCAGTTCGAAAATGTTAGCTCTACTTCTCCTCAACAG GTGCATATATCTTCAGTTGGCGAAGATAAAATGAGGATTTCATGGATTACTGACAGCTCAACCCCGGCCACAGTAGATTATGGTACATCTCCTGGGGTATACAGCCTTTCTGCAACTGGGAGTACCTCTTCCTACAGTTACTTGATGTACAAATCCGGTGAAATTCATGAGGTGGTAATTGGTCCATTGAACCCCAATTCAGTATATTACTACCGTTGTGGCTCAAATCCCTCCCGTGAGTTCAGTTTCAAAACCCCGCCAGCTCAGTTCCCAATCAAATTTGCTGTTGTAG GTGATCTTGGACAGACTGGGTGGACCAACACAACCCTCCAACACATAGCAAAATCGAACTACGACATGCTGCTCCTGCCAGGAGACTTATCATATGCAGATTTGTACCAGCCTTTATGGGATTCATTCGGCAGGCTGGTCGAGCCACTGGCCAGCCAGCGGCCTTGGTTGGTGACCCAAGGCAACCACGAGATTGAGAAGTTTCCAGCATTCCACTCCATACCCTTCACAGCCTACAATGCAAGATGGCGCATGCCGTATGAAGAGAGTGGGTCGGGCTCGAACCTCTACTACTCTTTCAATGTAGCCGGGGTTCATGTCATCATGTTGGGTTCGTACACAGATTTTGGTCCTGGCTCGCCACAGTATAAGTGGTTACAGGCAGACTTAGGGAAGATTGATCGGAAAATGACTCCGTGGACAGTAGCGCTCATTCATGCGCCATGGTATAATTCTAATACTGCTCATCAGGGGGAGAAAGAGTCGGTTGATATGAAGGCAGCCATGGAAGGGATGCTCTACCAAGCTCGCGTGGATGTTGTTTTTGCTGGACATGTTCATGCATATGAGCGCTTT ACTCGCGTTTATAATGGGAAGGCTGACAATTGTGGTCCGGTGTATATAACCATTGGGGATGGTGGGAACAGTGAAGGCCTTGCCAGCAA GTTTATAGATCCAAAGCCCGATATATCCATTGTGAGGGAGGCGAGCTTTGGGCATGGGCAATTGGAAGTGGTGAATGCAACCCATGCGCTCTGGACATGGAACAGAAATGATGACGATGTGGCGGCTCTTAGTGACTCAATCTGGTTGAGAAGCCTATCATCCGACCCTGCTTGTAAAGTGCAAACCTAG
- the LOC133874337 gene encoding probable purple acid phosphatase 20 isoform X1, with protein MGVRGQGLFPTFAVVLLAMHVAFAGFFGGAYSYNRPPMRKRLVDTVSKDFDHASPQQVHISSVGEDKMRISWITDSSTPATVDYGTSPGVYSLSATGSTSSYSYLMYKSGEIHEVVIGPLNPNSVYYYRCGSNPSREFSFKTPPAQFPIKFAVVGDLGQTGWTNTTLQHIAKSNYDMLLLPGDLSYADLYQPLWDSFGRLVEPLASQRPWLVTQGNHEIEKFPAFHSIPFTAYNARWRMPYEESGSGSNLYYSFNVAGVHVIMLGSYTDFGPGSPQYKWLQADLGKIDRKMTPWTVALIHAPWYNSNTAHQGEKESVDMKAAMEGMLYQARVDVVFAGHVHAYERFTRVYNGKADNCGPVYITIGDGGNSEGLASKFIDPKPDISIVREASFGHGQLEVVNATHALWTWNRNDDDVAALSDSIWLRSLSSDPACKVQT; from the exons ATGGGTGTGCGAGGGCAGGGGCTGTTTCCAACGTTTGCAGTAGTACTACTGGCCATGCATGTGGCCTTCGCCGGATTCTTTGGCGGCGCTTATTCATACAACCGTCCGCCTATGCGCAAGCGCCTCGTTGACACTGTATCGAAAGATTTTGATCATGCTTCTCCGCAACAG GTGCATATATCTTCAGTTGGCGAAGATAAAATGAGGATTTCATGGATTACTGACAGCTCAACCCCGGCCACAGTAGATTATGGTACATCTCCTGGGGTATACAGCCTTTCTGCAACTGGGAGTACCTCTTCCTACAGTTACTTGATGTACAAATCCGGTGAAATTCATGAGGTGGTAATTGGTCCATTGAACCCCAATTCAGTATATTACTACCGTTGTGGCTCAAATCCCTCCCGTGAGTTCAGTTTCAAAACCCCGCCAGCTCAGTTCCCAATCAAATTTGCTGTTGTAG GTGATCTTGGACAGACTGGGTGGACCAACACAACCCTCCAACACATAGCAAAATCGAACTACGACATGCTGCTCCTGCCAGGAGACTTATCATATGCAGATTTGTACCAGCCTTTATGGGATTCATTCGGCAGGCTGGTCGAGCCACTGGCCAGCCAGCGGCCTTGGTTGGTGACCCAAGGCAACCACGAGATTGAGAAGTTTCCAGCATTCCACTCCATACCCTTCACAGCCTACAATGCAAGATGGCGCATGCCGTATGAAGAGAGTGGGTCGGGCTCGAACCTCTACTACTCTTTCAATGTAGCCGGGGTTCATGTCATCATGTTGGGTTCGTACACAGATTTTGGTCCTGGCTCGCCACAGTATAAGTGGTTACAGGCAGACTTAGGGAAGATTGATCGGAAAATGACTCCGTGGACAGTAGCGCTCATTCATGCGCCATGGTATAATTCTAATACTGCTCATCAGGGGGAGAAAGAGTCGGTTGATATGAAGGCAGCCATGGAAGGGATGCTCTACCAAGCTCGCGTGGATGTTGTTTTTGCTGGACATGTTCATGCATATGAGCGCTTT ACTCGCGTTTATAATGGGAAGGCTGACAATTGTGGTCCGGTGTATATAACCATTGGGGATGGTGGGAACAGTGAAGGCCTTGCCAGCAA GTTTATAGATCCAAAGCCCGATATATCCATTGTGAGGGAGGCGAGCTTTGGGCATGGGCAATTGGAAGTGGTGAATGCAACCCATGCGCTCTGGACATGGAACAGAAATGATGACGATGTGGCGGCTCTTAGTGACTCAATCTGGTTGAGAAGCCTATCATCCGACCCTGCTTGTAAAGTGCAAACCTAG
- the LOC133872268 gene encoding acyl carrier protein 2, mitochondrial-like, with protein MQAVRAGIRALRSSSSAPMIRGGRVFSQSAPSVYSPSAVLEKQEVTFRVLDLLRSTPSIDPTKVTQTASFKDDLQLDILDNNQVLIAVEEEFAVDIPDNEANKISTTGHLIDYLTAHPQAK; from the exons ATGCAGGCCGTTCGAGCTGGAATCCGAGCTCTTAGATCATCATCATCCGCGCCAATGATCAGAGGAGGTAGGGTTTTCTCTCAATCAGCACCGTCGGTGTATTCTCCTTCGGCTGTCCTGGAAAAGCAGGAAGTCACTTTCCGTGTTCTCGATCTTCTCAGATCCACGCCTTCCATCGATCCCACCAAG GTGACTCAAACAGCAAGTTTTAAGGATGACTTGCAACTGGATATATTGGACAATAATCAAGTTCTGATAGCTGTGGAAGAAGAATTTGCAGTTGATATCCCGGATAATGAAGCCAACAAGATTTCAACCACGGGTCATCTCATTGACTACCTTACAGCCCATCCACAAGCTAAATAA